Sequence from the Methanocella sp. genome:
AGGTACTCCTGCCGCTCCGCATCGGATAACGCCTTTTTCAGCAGCAGGTCCATGAAGGCTTCGAAGCCGGCCACTGCATCGATGATGCACAGGGAATGGTTCTCCTCGGCCAGGGAACGCTTCGCGTTGAGAAGGAGCATCTTGTAGAGCCCGTGCTTCGACGTGAGCATCATGTTGACGAGCATGGTATCCTCGCCCGTGAGCGTGGCCGTGGCAACGGGCTCGATGGCGTCCGTATGGTAGAGCTCCACAGGCTCGCCGAAAGCGTTAGCCATCGTGATCGATAATACGGAATATCCCTTCTTGCCTACACAAAAGTCGATGTCCTCGCGCACGAGGGCCACGGCGTCCATGAACTTTTTCACGTGCTCGAAGGCCTCGTCGAGCAGGGCGGACTCCTCCTTTTTCTCCAGGAATTCCCGGACGCTGTCGTAGTTCGACTGGAACTCGATCTCGCCCGTCGACATGCCATTGCCGGGCGTAATTCCCGCGAGCCGGACTTTTACGCCGTCGTCATAGGAGAATTCAGGTACTGTGACGATTATGCCCTGAAGGGCGAATTTGAGGCCGATCATGCAGGGCTTCCCCAGCCTCTGCAGGTGAGCCAGCGCCCCTGCCGGCGTGGTCCTGGCCAGCACCTCCTCCTGCTGCCTCTTTCTCTCTGCTTCCCGGGCCTCGATGTAATTGTCATACGTCTTCTTTTCCTTCGCCACGGCCTCTGCGTGCTCGCCGCCCATGCTCTCGCCGAGAGCCCTCATCTCAAGGAAATATTTCTCGAATTCTTCCGGCGTGAGCACTTCTCCGAGGCCGACGATGTTGTAGAGCGAATTGAACAGCGATTCGCCGCCTTCGTCGTGTACTTTCTTGAGCTCGTAGGAGCTTACAAAATAGCCTTTTGCCTCTTCAGGCTGCCCATCCTTCACG
This genomic interval carries:
- a CDS encoding tetratricopeptide repeat protein — encoded protein: MDASKSLNIARRRFQNGNYMLSLKKYQAARKEFEVALAIFEKTDAYKETAEALNNIGITYVKDGQPEEAKGYFVSSYELKKVHDEGGESLFNSLYNIVGLGEVLTPEEFEKYFLEMRALGESMGGEHAEAVAKEKKTYDNYIEAREAERKRQQEEVLARTTPAGALAHLQRLGKPCMIGLKFALQGIIVTVPEFSYDDGVKVRLAGITPGNGMSTGEIEFQSNYDSVREFLEKKEESALLDEAFEHVKKFMDAVALVREDIDFCVGKKGYSVLSITMANAFGEPVELYHTDAIEPVATATLTGEDTMLVNMMLTSKHGLYKMLLLNAKRSLAEENHSLCIIDAVAGFEAFMDLLLKKALSDAERQEYLALENPCLRERLRFLKRLIGGTDTSDSLEHYLGDAGRDMDDVLAYYDIIMGNDGRTIGAYEAGKSLSAVSRAIYNLKALYDI